The Mycteria americana isolate JAX WOST 10 ecotype Jacksonville Zoo and Gardens chromosome 27, USCA_MyAme_1.0, whole genome shotgun sequence genomic sequence gaaaagaaaacaaaataagggggaaataaaaaaaataagggggaaagaagaaaaataagggggaaagaagaaaaataagggggaaagaagaaaaataagggggaaagaagaaaaataaggggaaagaagtaaagaaggggaaaagaaagaaaataggggGAAAAGAAGAACAATAGGGGAAAAGAAgtaaggaagcaggaaaagaagaggggaaagaaagaaaacaggggaaaagaaggaaaatagggggaaaagaagaacaataggggaaaagaaggaaggaagcaggaaaagaaggggggaaagaaagaaaacgggaaaagaaggaaaatagggggaaaagaaggaaggaagtaggaaagaaggaaagaagggagaaaagaaggaaaatgggaaaagagggaaaagaagaaaaatagggagaaaggaaggaaggatgtgggaaaagaataaaaataggggggggaagaagggcaatagggaaggaaagagaggagcaaagagggcagggagggagagagggagccaGGGGAGCGGAAGCCGCGGCGctgccaccgccccggccccacgcacCCCTGGGGTGAGGCCCcggccctgtccctgtccctgtccctgtccccgtcccgccCGCGGCGGCAGGGCCCGGTTCCGGTGCTGCCAGCGCTGACCCAGGAAGCCCAACCCGCCGTGGGCacagggccgggcaggggagggagcgGTGGGAGAGCCCGGcctgggcacccaggggtggggggcacccatcATGCAGCACCCAGTACCCCAGGGAataacacacaccccccccccccacgtgcAATGCCCAGCACCCGAGGGTGGTGGACACCCCTCGTGCAGCGCCATGCACCCACGGCTTAACCCCCCCCAAGCGCAtcacccagcacccaggggtgggggacaCCCCCCGTGCAGCGCTGTGCACCCAGGACAtaacccaccccccccccaatgcagCACCCAACGCcctgcacccagggctggggggacacacCCCGtgcagcacccaggggtgggggacaCCCTTCAtgcagcacccacgggtgggggAAAACCCCCGtgcaacacccagcacccacggcATAACCCCCTCCCcagtgcagcacccagcacccaggggtgggggacaCCCCCTGTCAGCGCCGAGCACCCACGGCACAACtcccccccccgcagcgcccagcaCCCCGCGCTCCCCCTCCCCACGAGAGTGCCCGGAGGGGGCGTGTCCTCCTCGCCCGATCCCGCCCATTCGCCCTTTTTCGCTCGTCCATTGGTCCGCCGCGCTGTCATTCCCGCCCCCTGCCGCAGGAGAGGCGTTCCTACGGCTCCAGCTCgagggggggggtctcagggtgATTGACAGCGCATTCGCCCAATGGAGCCCTACGAGAGGGTTTccctcgctgccccccccccccccccaacggcGGCCGAAAGGGGACATGGggtgtcggggtggggggggggtgcagagggcgaagggggggtgcaatggggtgggggtgcaggggggcaccAAGGTGGCTGTAGGGTGGGGGTGCCGAAGAGGGGTGCACGGGGATGGGAGTGCAATGGGGGGGTGCAATGGAAAGGGGGGGTGCAAAAGGGAGGGGTTCATGGGGTGCACAGGAATGGGGTGCAACGGGGTGCACAGTTTGGGGGGGCACAGTTTGGGGGTGCAAGGGGGTGCACAGagtgggggtgcacagggggtgGCTGCAATGGAAAGGGGGGGCTCAATGGGGAGGGGGTTCCTGGGGTGCACAAGGCAGAGATGCAatggggtgcacgggggggggtgcacgggggggtgACATtttgggggtgcaatggggtgcaCAGGgtgggggtgcacgggggggcaTTTTGGGAGTGCAATGGGGTGCACAGGgtgggggtgcacggggggggtgACACGttgggggtgcaatggggtgcaCAGGgcgggggtgcacggggggggtgACACtttgggggtgcaatggggtgcacagggaggggggtgcacgggggggcattttgggggtgcaatggggtgcaCAGGgtgggggtgcacgggggggtgACACtttgggggtgcaatggggtgcaCAGGgcgggggtgcacggggggggtgACACtttgggggtgcaatggggtgcacagggaggggggtgcacgggggggcattttgggggtgcaatggggtgcaCAGGgtgggggtgcacgggggggtgACACtttgggggtgcaatggggtgcaCAGGGAGGGGGGTGCACAGTTTGGGGGCCTCAGGGTGCACAGGGCTACCCAGCCCCCCCTCCATggccgccccccccgctcccccccgggggggggggttaaccctttccccgccgccggcggctccgGGCTGCGGAGGGTTAAGGCCGGTCCCGGCGCTGAGTGACGGCGGCGACggccaccgggggggggggacggggaccgggggggggcggcggggccgggcccggccgctccGGCCCTTTGTGTCGGcgagcggggagcggcggggctgcggcggcgggacCCCAGGTccggggggggctgaggggccggaggggggggtgcaaggggggaggggcgggggggggcacattgcaaggtttgggggggggagctTTGCAAGGCCGGGGGGGCTTTGCATGGTCCTGAGGGGTGTTGCATGGGCGGGGGGGGACTTTGCAAggtcgggggggagggggggggctttGCATCGTcctgggggaggggtggggtgtgtgtggcCGGGGTGGGGGCTTTGCAAAGCTCCCGGGGCTTTTGCAAAGATGtaaggaggggggggggcactTTGCAAGGCCGGGGCGGGGCATTGCATggtcgggggggtggggggggttgcAAGGCCGGGGGGCTTTGCGAGGCTGCCGGAGCTTCTGCAAAGCGGAGGGCACATTGCaaggccggggggcgggggggggggggggggggttgcaagGCGGTGGGGGGGGCTTTGCTtggttggggggcggggggggcacatTGCATGGTCCTGGGAGCTTTGCAAGGCCGAGGGGGGGTTTTGCATGATCCTGGGGGGGGTTGCGAGGCGGGGGGTGGGGGCTTTGCAAGGTTCCCGGAGCTTTTGcaaggctggagggaaggggctTTGCTtggtgggggtcggggggggggggggcacattgCATGGTCCTGGGGGCTTTGAAAGACCTGGGGGGCTTTGCAAAGGCCGAGTGGGGGCAGTtgcagggcggggggggcatATTACATGCTGCTGGGGGCAGTTTGCAAAGCTGgggatccgggggggggggggggaacattcCAAGGAGCTGGGGGTTTTGCAAgctgggggatggggaggggatatTGCATGGGCCTGGGGGGGTGGGAtgcaaagctgggggggggggccgtggctTTGCAAGCTTTGTGGGACTTTTGCAAGGCTGGGAGTCAGTGCGGGGGGGCGACATGGTGCAGTACCTGGGGGCTTTgcaagctgggggggggggatgatatTATATGGTCCTGGGGGGCAGTTTACAAAACTGGGGGGCCAGGGAGGGTCTTTGCAAGCTTTGCAGAGCTCTTGCAAGGGCATGGGTTGGAGGGGGGGGACACATCGCGTGGTCTTGGGGGGCTCTGGAAGGTGGTGGTTGGGGGGGACACATTGCATAGTCCTCGGGGGGGTTACAAAGCTGGGGGACCAGAGTGGGTGGGGTCTTTGTGAAGCCgtgccctgctctccccccccctcccccgcagaGCCCACCCCACCGGCTGCTTTGCAaagcccccccacacacacatcaccccccccccccgggagagTTGGGGGGGGCCGCACAGCAGCGACGGAGCCAGGCAGCATGGAGACCCCAACAACACGACCCCGCTGGCGGCTGCAACCAGAGGGGGGACGCCGgcgtcccccagccccccggcccccctcgccGTGCCTGGAGGAGGATACAGAGGGGTCCCCAGTGTCCTTGGAGCGGGTGGCTGAGAGACGCCGCTGGCCCCGAGGGGAGTGGGCACGGCGGTTGGTACCGGCGCTGCATGGCGGTGGTGCCGGTGGTGCCGGCACGGAGATGCGCCGCTTGCGCTTCCGGCAATTCCGGTACCAGGAGGCATCGGGACCGCGGGACGTTTGCCGGCGGTTGCGGGAGCTGTCGCAGGGTTGGTTACGGCCGGAGGTGCGGAGCAAGGAGCAGATCatggagctgctggtgctggagcaATTCCTCAGCATCCTTCCCGAGGAAATCCAGAGCTGGGTCTGGGTGCGACATCCCGAATCCTGTGCCCAAGCCGTCGCCTTGGCTGAGAGCTTCCAGTTGGGGCAGGGAGATCCCGATGGGATTTGGGAGCAGCAGGTGAGAGCGGCGGCCGGATCCTGCCCCAGGAGTGGGTTTGCAAGGAgctcccaccctcctgccccccaaaactGGGCATGACTCCCCCCCCACATTGCTTCCAAGCTCATTCCCACAGGACACCCCCAAAACTGGaaaggcaggagggatgggggtcCTGGGCACCCAACTCCCTTCTGCAGCCCCTGGGGGTCCCGGGCACCCAActctgctgcagcccccgggTACCCCTTTTTCCTTGGGTCCCACAGGTGACGGTGCGCGTGAAGGTGGAGGAGGTGGCCCCGGGGGACGTGGAGGACCCTGAGGTGGCGGGGGACCCACCGAGTCCCCCATCAGAGTCACCCCAGCTCCCCTCTGGGGACagctggcaggaggaggtggcCCGGGGCAAGGTCAAGTTTGTCCCCGAGGATGAGGAGCAGCGCCTGCAGGAAACAGGTAATGGGCTGAAGGAAAGAGatccttcacacacacacacacccccccaaaaaaaaagggtgaagaaGCTGCTGTAGGAGCCAGGGGGGCTTGGAGCTGGTGGGGTGTCTCCTGCGATGGGCTTGGCCCCGTCTGGTCCTCCCCATGGATGCTCATTGCTCTTTTTTGGGGTCGTTGTGTTGCTCTTGGTGGAGGATGAGTGAGAGCGAAGGGGGGAAGAGGGCCAAAAATGTGGTCCTGGTGCTGGGAAAACTCTTGGGGtattgagaaagaagaaagatgcgACCCCAAGAAGGATCCAGATGGAGACTCCTACAGTGGTGCCACCACGTGTGATCTCGAGCCCTGTTGCAGTGTGAGAAGAAAGGTCTCCTTGGGCTCGAAAGCCAAACTGAAGCCAGAAGAAGGGCTGGGAGATATATGTGAGATGTCCACgccagcatgggaagctggaagacAGCCGTCTCCTGAGTTGCAGAGAAGTCAGAGAAGGACAGAGATCTTGGAGTGAAGATCATGAGCGTCCATAGAGAGCTCTTGTTCTCCCCATTTGTCCTCTGGAAACCATGGGCCCCAAAATCTTGTTCCCTTCCTCCAGCATCAGCTTCTCCTTCATGGCAATGCTGGAAACGCTGCTTTAAGGAGTTGTGGTGTTTCAGGGATGATGGTTGGAGCATGGTGGGCTCCTCTCTGAGTCCTCCTGCAGCCGTCCTCGCCTGTCGAACCGGCTGGGCTCCTCTGCTGAGGTGGCCTCATCTTCATCCCTGTCCCAGCATGGCCTGATGGCCATCCATGGATGGATTTGGGGTTTCGCTCAATGGTGGGAGCTGGACCATCTCTGCCGTTGCTGGAGGCGATCAAGGGCGGTGGGGTTAGAGGAGAAGGGTGGCGTCCTCCATTGAGAACCAACTCATGAAgtgtcttctccttccccccccagcaGGTCCCACCATGGCGAGCGGAGACCTGGAGGCATCCATTTTGCAACGGCAAGACCCCccgcacccacccagcaccctccAGGGCATCCCAGCTGTTGGGACCCCCGCCCGGAGAGGGACCCACCGGCGACAGATCCCACGGGATCCCACCACCTTCCCACAGCCCCTCGCCCAAGGTCCGCCCAGACCAGCAGAGGACACCAGGAGCCCGGAGAAGCCCTGGGTGAAGCGGGAGCTGTCGGCGCAGGGCAAGGACCGTCCGTACCCCTGCAGCGAGTGTGGCAAGAGCTTCGGCCGGTTGACCCACCTGAAGACCCACCAGCGAACCCACACAGGAGTGAAGCCCTACGCCTGCGGGGCTTGCGGCAAGAGCTTCGGTCACCTCTCCACCCTCACCACCCACCAACGGCTGCACACGGGTGAGCGTCCCTACGCCTGCGGCTCCTGCGGCAAGACCTTCACCAACCCGTCGGACCTCAACAAGCACCAACGGTCGCACACGGGCGAGCGACCCTACCCCTGCGCCGCCTGCGGCAAACGCTTCAGCCAACAGTCCAACCTCACCATGCACCAACGGAGCCACACCGAGGAGCGACCCTACCCCTGCGGCGCCTGCGGCAAGAGCTTCAAGTACTTGGCGGACCTGACGGTGCACGAGCGCTCGCACACGGGCGAGAGACCCTTCCCCTGTCCCcactgcgggaagagcttcagcaACAAGTCCTCCCTCGCCCGGCACACGCGCATCCACGCCCGGGCGGCCGCCAGGGACAAGTGATGGGGTTTGGTGGtggggaggatgaggaaggtggCACCGCTTCATCCCAGGGGGACAGTTGAGGTTGAGTGGGTGAGGTGGACCTGGTGGCTGCCCCAGATGGCCGGTGCTGGTTTCCTTGCCAGGCGGCACCACGCGGCTGCTGCGGATGGACTGGGCGGCCCAGAGGAGATGCAGCATGGATGGGGGGATGATGAGCTGATGATTGATGTCTCCCGTGAGCCC encodes the following:
- the LOC142421199 gene encoding uncharacterized protein LOC142421199 isoform X2 — encoded protein: MAAPPAPPRGGGLTLSPPPAAPGCGGLRPVPALSDGGDGHRGGGTGTGGGRRGRARPLRPFVSASGERRGCGGGTPEPTPPAALQSPPTHTSPPPPGRVGGGRTAATEPGSMETPTTRPRWRLQPEGGRRRPPAPRPPSPCLEEDTEGSPVSLERVAERRRWPRGEWARRLVPALHGGGAGGAGTEMRRLRFRQFRYQEASGPRDVCRRLRELSQGWLRPEVRSKEQIMELLVLEQFLSILPEEIQSWVWVRHPESCAQAVALAESFQLGQGDPDGIWEQQVTVRVKVEEVAPGDVEDPEVAGDPPSPPSESPQLPSGDSWQEEVARGKVKFVPEDEEQRLQETGPTMASGDLEASILQRQDPPHPPSTLQGIPAVGTPARRGTHRRQIPRDPTTFPQPLAQGPPRPAEDTRSPEKPWVKRELSAQGKDRPYPCSECGKSFGRLTHLKTHQRTHTGVKPYACGACGKSFGHLSTLTTHQRLHTGERPYACGSCGKTFTNPSDLNKHQRSHTGERPYPCAACGKRFSQQSNLTMHQRSHTEERPYPCGACGKSFKYLADLTVHERSHTGERPFPCPHCGKSFSNKSSLARHTRIHARAAARDK
- the LOC142421199 gene encoding uncharacterized protein LOC142421199 isoform X1 yields the protein MAAPPAPPRGGGLTLSPPPAAPGCGGLRPVPALSDGGDGHRGGGTGTGGGRRGRARPLRPFVSASGERRGCGGGTPEPTPPAALQSPPTHTSPPPPGRVGGGRTAATEPGSMETPTTRPRWRLQPEGGRRRPPAPRPPSPCLEEDTEGSPVSLERVAERRRWPRGEWARRLVPALHGGGAGGAGTEMRRLRFRQFRYQEASGPRDVCRRLRELSQGWLRPEVRSKEQIMELLVLEQFLSILPEEIQSWVWVRHPESCAQAVALAESFQLGQGDPDGIWEQQVTVRVKVEEVAPGDVEDPEVAGDPPSPPSESPQLPSGDSWQEEVARGKVKFVPEDEEQRLQETAGPTMASGDLEASILQRQDPPHPPSTLQGIPAVGTPARRGTHRRQIPRDPTTFPQPLAQGPPRPAEDTRSPEKPWVKRELSAQGKDRPYPCSECGKSFGRLTHLKTHQRTHTGVKPYACGACGKSFGHLSTLTTHQRLHTGERPYACGSCGKTFTNPSDLNKHQRSHTGERPYPCAACGKRFSQQSNLTMHQRSHTEERPYPCGACGKSFKYLADLTVHERSHTGERPFPCPHCGKSFSNKSSLARHTRIHARAAARDK